The genomic region CAGTTCGCGGACACGGGGTTCAACTGCTACCTGCAGGTGTACGGGGACGTGTTCGTGGTGCCGTCGGGTGTGGCGATCACGCCGTATATCGACTGAGCAGGAATAGGACTCATAGGAGTCATAGGACTCATAGGAGCCGGGGAGCTACTCGAAGCTCATTGCTGTGGTGTCGCCCTTTGGTGCGCGCTGGGTGAGCCAGCGGAGTTCGGGGAGTTTGAGGAACGCGGCGAACGCGGCGTAGATGATGCCGCCGGTGCCCACGAGCATGCAGAGGCGGAGCAGGTGCTTGGGCCAGGTCTCGTGGCCCGGGGGGATGCGGGTTCCACGTTCGACCACCCAGACGGCCGCGCCCATTATGGCGGTGGTGATGGCGATGCGTGCGAAGGCGGCGGTGGTGGCGCGGTCGAAGGGGCGAACGGCGAGCTTGCGGGAGCAGAGCGTTGCGAGGATGACGCACTGGATAATCGCCGAGATGGCGGTGGACCAGGCGAGGCCGGCCTCGCGCAGCCACCAGATGAGCGTGCAGTTGAGGGCGAAGTTGAAGGCGACGGCGAGCATCGCGAGGCGCATGGGCGTAAGGGTGTCGCCCTTGGCGTAGAACGCGCGGGTGAGGACGTGGTTGAGGGAGTAGGCCCAGATGGCGGGGGCGAAGCCGGCGAGGACCGCCGCGGCGCGGGTGATGTCATCGTGCGAGAAGCCGTGACGGCCGCCGCCGTAGATGACGGTGAGGATGTTCTGGCGGATGAGGAAGAGGCCGACGGTGGCGGGCAGGCCGATGAAGAGCGAGAGGCGCAGGCCGCGGCGGAGGTGCTGGACGAAGTCGGTGTTGTTGTCGCTGCTGCGTGAGAGGAGCGGGAACACGGCGGTGGCGACGGCGATGCCGAAGACGCCCAGTGGGAACTGGTAGATCGTCTGCGAGTAGCGGAGCACGGCGTTGCTCTTGTCATCGAGCGTGACGGCGAGGCCGAACGCGGTGGGGCCGACCCACACGGGCCACATGGCGAAGAGCAGGTCCATGAGGCTGTTGAGCTGGATGGTGCCCAGGCCGAGCATCGCGGGGATGAAGCGCTTGAGCACGCGGCGGGAGCTTTCCTCTGCGGTGTGCCAGGCGCGGGTCCAGGCGACCTTGCCCCTGAGGGCGTGCAGGGACCACAGGATCTGCACGATGCTGGCGAGCACGGCGGCGGAGCCGACGATGTAGGCCGCGGGGTTGGCGGCGTACCAGCCCCAGAAGAAGCCGGCGCCGGCGGCGATCTGGAAGAGGTTGAGGATGATGGGCGCGGCGGCTGGCGGGCCGAAGCGGCCGTGGGCCTGGAGTATGCCGCCGAGGATGGCCGTGGCGCACACGGCGGGCATCATCGGGAGCATGAGCATCATGAGGCGGAAGGAGAGGGCGCGCTCGGGGTCGGCGGGTGTGAGCAGGAGGAGCGCGAGGAGGATGAGCTCGATGACGAGCGTGAGGCCGCCAGTGACGAGCATCAGCGACCAGAGGGTGATGGAGGCGAGGGCGGAGGCGCGGGCGGGGTCGTCGCGGCGCAGGAGGGTGTACTCGGGGAGGAACGCGGCCGAGAGAGCGCCCTCGCCGAAGAGGCGGCGGAAGAAGTTGGGGAAGGCGTAGGCGGCCTGGAAGGCGGAGCCCAGCAGCCCCGCGCCGAACATGCGGGCGGTGATCACGTCGCGGGCGAGGCCGGCGAAGCGGGAGACGAGCGTGAGGCCGGAGACGACGCGGACCGCGCCGGCGAGGGGGGCGGCGGCGTGCCTGTCGTCGGCCGCTCGCGCGGTGGCGTTGGGCGCGGCGGGTTGTGGCGGCTCGGCAGTAATTGTGGCGGCCTCGTCCATGAGTCTCTGTGAGACTCTATCGGATCAGCAGCAGCCAGTGCACGGCGAGAATGGGCAGGAGGATCACCACCGCCCATCCGAGGTAGCCGAAGAAGGAGGGCATCTTGACACCCGCGGCCTCGGCGATGGCGCGGACCATGAAGTTGGGGCCGTTGCCGATGTAGGTCATGGCGCCGAAGAAGACCGCACCGGTGGAGATGGCCACGAGGGTGCGGTGGCCGCCGGGGAGGGCGAGGAGCTCCTGCACGCCCTGGGCGTCGATGGCGCGACCGCCGGGCATGGCGACCTGGAGGAAGTTGAGGTAGGTGGGGGCGTTGTCGAGCACGGCGGAGAGTGAGCCGGTTCCCCAGTAGAAGGATGAGGCGGAGTCGATGCCGAGTTTGGCGCCGTTGGCGGCGAGGTACCCGAGCGCGGGGATCATGGTGAGGAAGATGCCGATGAAGAGGAGGCCGACTTCCTTGACGGGCTCGAAGGTGAACTCGTTCTGCGAGAGGAGGGGCTTGGGGGCCATGAGGTAGGCGCCGATGGCGACGAGGGCCTGGAAGGTGGCGCCGATGGGGATGCCATGGATGCCGAACTGCTTGTCGAGGAAGGGATCGATGAAGACGCCGGCGATCATGAGGAGGAGGCAGACAAGGCCGGTGCCGCCCTCAATGCTGAGGCGAGCGGAGCCGTGCTGAGCGGGCTCGGTGCGGCGCTCGATGATGGTGTCGTACACGAAGAAAACGGCGAGGAGCAGGCCGACGGTGAGCAGCCAGTCCTGCCAGAGGGCGGTGAGGGTCCAGAAGAACGGGACCCCCTTGAGGTAGCCGAGGTAGAGGGGCGGGTCGCCGATGGGGGTGAGGCAGCCGCCGCAGTTGCTGACGATAAAGATGAAGAGGACGACGTGGAGCGGCTTGAGGCGGCCCTCGTTGAGGCGCATGAAGGGGCGGATGAGGAGGACGGACGCGCCGGTGGTGCCCACGAGGTTGGCGAGCACGGCGCCGAAGGCGAGCAGGAGGGTGTTGGTGAGGGGGCGGGCGCGTCCGGTGGTCTTGATGAGGATGCCGCCGGAGACGACGTAGAGGCCGCCGACCAGGGCGATGAAGGCGTAGTACTCGATGAGGCTGTGGAGGAGGGCGTGCCGGCCGTGGGCGCCGAAGCCGGCCAGGTAGTAGCCGGCGACCATGCCCCCCAGGGCGAAGGCGAAGTCGGGGTAGTGGCGGTGCCAGATGCGCTGGCTGACGAAGGGCATGAGGGCGATGCTGGCGAGCAGCGCGGCGAAGGGGGCGACGAGATACAGCGGGATGTGGGGGTGGCCCGCGGAGTCGAGGTGTGGCGGCAGGGCTTTGATGGCCAGTGCACCGGCGAAGAGGCCGAGCACGGCGGCGATGGCCCAGATGACGGGGCCGTGCCGGAACCTCAGACCTGACTCGTTGAGTGTGTCGTCGCCCTTCATGAGGGCAGGAGTCTAGGGAAGAGCGCGGCGAGCGGCTTGCGCAGGAGGAGCAGGAGCAGGGTCGCGCCGATGCAGCCGATGAGGTTGGCTCGCATGTCGGCCCACTCGCAGCTGCGGTTGACCCACTCGATAGCCTGGCCGAGCTCGTCCACGACGGCGTAGGCGCAGGAGACGAGGCAGCTGAGGACGAGGTTGCGCCAGGAGAGCGGGGGGCCGAACCAGCCGCAGGCCGCGCAGAGCACGGCCCACACGGCGAAGACGACGACGTGGATGGCCTTGTCGGTGCCCTCGGGGCCGGGGGCCTGGAGCTTGGGCCAGTGGGTGCCGATGCACAGTGCGATGGCGTAGGCCCAGAAGAGGACGAGGACCCAGCGGTGGCGATTGAACGGCGCGGCGGGGGAGGTCACCCGCCGACCTTGGCGACCGCCGGCATGGGCGTGGGCACCACCACGATGTTGGGCGCGGCCATCTCACGGCGCTTGGCGAGCATCTGGTCCCACTCTTTCAGCAGGACGTCGGCGAGGGCGTTGTAGTCCTCGGCGCCGCTGGCCTGCGGGGCGTACTCGAAGATGGTCTTGCCGAAGCTGGGGCACTCGGCGAGCTTGATGTTGCGGCGGACGGCGGGGCGGAGCACGCGGGCGTACTTCCACGGGGCGTCGCCCTTGCGGGCCTCGTCGAAGAAGCCGTCGAGGTCGGCGACGACCTCGCGGGTGTGGGTGCTGGCCGCGTCGTGCATGCAGAGGACGACGCCGGTGACCTTGAGGCGCGGGTTGACGCCCTGGCTGACGAGCTTGACCGTCTCGAGGAGCTTCCCGACACCCTGGAGGGCGAGGAAGTGGGCCTGCATGGGGATGAGGACCTCGCGGGCGCAGGCGAGGCCGTTGATGGTGAGCAGGCCGAGCGAGGGCGGGCAGTCGAGCAGGACGAACTCGAAGCGGTCGCCGAGCTTCGCGAGGGCACGCTCGAGGCGGCGCTGACGGTCGGGGGTGCCGGCGAGCTCGCCCTCGACGGCAGCGAGCGCGGTTTCGGCGGGGAGCACGGCGAGGTTCTTGCTGCGCTCCTGGACGATGCGGCCGATGTCGGCGTTCTCGTCCATCATCACGTCGTAGACCGAGCCCTTGAGGTTCTCGGGGTCGACGCCGAGGTGGAGGGTGGCGTGTGCCTGGGGGTCGAGGTCAACGACCAGGGTCGAGCGGCCGGCCTTGGCGAAGGCGGCGGCGAGGTTGACGGTGGTGGTGGTCTTGCCGACGCCGCCCTTCTGGTTCATCAGGGCGATGAGGCGGACGGGCT from Phycisphaerales bacterium harbors:
- the murJ gene encoding murein biosynthesis integral membrane protein MurJ; its protein translation is MDEAATITAEPPQPAAPNATARAADDRHAAAPLAGAVRVVSGLTLVSRFAGLARDVITARMFGAGLLGSAFQAAYAFPNFFRRLFGEGALSAAFLPEYTLLRRDDPARASALASITLWSLMLVTGGLTLVIELILLALLLLTPADPERALSFRLMMLMLPMMPAVCATAILGGILQAHGRFGPPAAAPIILNLFQIAAGAGFFWGWYAANPAAYIVGSAAVLASIVQILWSLHALRGKVAWTRAWHTAEESSRRVLKRFIPAMLGLGTIQLNSLMDLLFAMWPVWVGPTAFGLAVTLDDKSNAVLRYSQTIYQFPLGVFGIAVATAVFPLLSRSSDNNTDFVQHLRRGLRLSLFIGLPATVGLFLIRQNILTVIYGGGRHGFSHDDITRAAAVLAGFAPAIWAYSLNHVLTRAFYAKGDTLTPMRLAMLAVAFNFALNCTLIWWLREAGLAWSTAISAIIQCVILATLCSRKLAVRPFDRATTAAFARIAITTAIMGAAVWVVERGTRIPPGHETWPKHLLRLCMLVGTGGIIYAAFAAFLKLPELRWLTQRAPKGDTTAMSFE
- a CDS encoding sodium:proton antiporter is translated as MKGDDTLNESGLRFRHGPVIWAIAAVLGLFAGALAIKALPPHLDSAGHPHIPLYLVAPFAALLASIALMPFVSQRIWHRHYPDFAFALGGMVAGYYLAGFGAHGRHALLHSLIEYYAFIALVGGLYVVSGGILIKTTGRARPLTNTLLLAFGAVLANLVGTTGASVLLIRPFMRLNEGRLKPLHVVLFIFIVSNCGGCLTPIGDPPLYLGYLKGVPFFWTLTALWQDWLLTVGLLLAVFFVYDTIIERRTEPAQHGSARLSIEGGTGLVCLLLMIAGVFIDPFLDKQFGIHGIPIGATFQALVAIGAYLMAPKPLLSQNEFTFEPVKEVGLLFIGIFLTMIPALGYLAANGAKLGIDSASSFYWGTGSLSAVLDNAPTYLNFLQVAMPGGRAIDAQGVQELLALPGGHRTLVAISTGAVFFGAMTYIGNGPNFMVRAIAEAAGVKMPSFFGYLGWAVVILLPILAVHWLLLIR
- a CDS encoding VanZ family protein produces the protein MTSPAAPFNRHRWVLVLFWAYAIALCIGTHWPKLQAPGPEGTDKAIHVVVFAVWAVLCAACGWFGPPLSWRNLVLSCLVSCAYAVVDELGQAIEWVNRSCEWADMRANLIGCIGATLLLLLLRKPLAALFPRLLPS
- a CDS encoding AAA family ATPase, whose protein sequence is MPEPTSKPVRLIALMNQKGGVGKTTTTVNLAAAFAKAGRSTLVVDLDPQAHATLHLGVDPENLKGSVYDVMMDENADIGRIVQERSKNLAVLPAETALAAVEGELAGTPDRQRRLERALAKLGDRFEFVLLDCPPSLGLLTINGLACAREVLIPMQAHFLALQGVGKLLETVKLVSQGVNPRLKVTGVVLCMHDAASTHTREVVADLDGFFDEARKGDAPWKYARVLRPAVRRNIKLAECPSFGKTIFEYAPQASGAEDYNALADVLLKEWDQMLAKRREMAAPNIVVVPTPMPAVAKVGG